One genomic segment of Danio aesculapii chromosome 15, fDanAes4.1, whole genome shotgun sequence includes these proteins:
- the fam222bb gene encoding protein FAM222B, translated as MLACLPVSNPSLQLLSHTQMNTGLQKWDTTQRMRSAHYPTPAELDAYAKKVANNPLTIKIFPNSVKVPQRKHIRRTVNGLDTSSQRYSPYPPQVNTRTGLLAIVKVPVKGILKDIEGGRARFLPKLIMNPHSGLYANPSTLNVPHTVPHLQTPLGQKSLGHSQALQAHPQSLQQKSSLQPQQSLAHQEALHQSQAHQPPVPHHTLNHQQTLMQQQLSAPQGLRHLPDMAQSVNLQHSQGFSQSQPIPQASCAGPPASGVLQQPLAGLQMPRKLPDADAPPNVTVSTSTIPLSMAASLHQNRPSDLNSIVNQINQFCQARAGMGSTSVCEGQIANPSPISRNQLINASSRVCPHPTVGPPSSCILGNSDKGGPASALPLPDIAAMNRIPLYHNEMKQQQSQQQRQQGPWGQHQLGHLQHLPEGAAHQGKNLPREGLMGPGFLTKNMGYPQEVCMAQPFNLKPPTDKPTPSPPVNGMPVSYSNGHYMQPPWSNILPTPNSDSSGSQDLVGSFHGGLSGASLDCTPGAQYRTGAAISSQTNLMQNMEYMGGDFQAPCFRAQNPGTMAKMHRAPVNRATDSGDSRNVHIHHPGYR; from the exons ATGCTGGCCTGTCTGCCGGTATCAAACCCCTCCCTCCAGCTTCTCTCGCACACGCAGATGAACACTGGACTTCAGAAAT GGGACACTACACAGAGGATGAGATCAGCACACTATCCCACCCCAGCAGAATTGGATGCCTATGCTAAGAAAGTTGCCAATAACCCACTGACTATAAAAATATTCCCCAATAGTGTAAAAGTACCTCAGAGGAAACACATTCGCCGCACTGTCAACGGTCTCGACACCTCCAGTCAGCGATACAGCCCCTACCCACCTCAGGTCAACACCCGGACGGGCCTCCTGGCCATAGTCAAAGTTCCTGTCAAAGGGATCCTCAAGGACATTGAAGGCGGCCGAGCCCGTTTTCTCCCTAAGCTCATCATGAACCCGCACAGTGGGCTTTACGCCAATCCCAGCACTTTAAATGTTCCTCACACTGTTCCACATCTTCAGACTCCTTTAGGCCAGAAGAGTCTCGGTCACTCTCAGGCCTTGCAGGCCCATCCACAATCCCTGCAGCAGAAGAGCAGTTTACAACCACAGCAGAGCCTGGCCCATCAGGAGGCTTTACATCAGAGCCAGGCTCACCAACCGCCAGTACCACACCACACCCTAAACCACCAACAGACTCTCATGCAGCAGCAGTTGTCCGCTCCACAAGGACTACGGCATTTGCCTGATATGGCGCAGTCGGTAAACCTGCAGCACTCCCAGGGCTTTTCTCAATCCCAACCCATTCCACAGGCCTCTTGTGCTGGCCCTCCAGCATCTGGGGTCTTGCAGCAACCCTTGGCAGGCTTACAGATGCCCCGCAAGCTGCCTGATGCCGATGCTCCTCCCAATGTGACTGTGTCTACCTCAACCATCCCGCTGTCTATGGCTGCCAGCCTGCACCAGAACCGGCCCAGCGACTTGAACAGCATCGTCAATCAGATTAACCAGTTCTGCCAGGCTCGGGCTGGCATGGGCTCTACCTCTGTGTGTGAAGGACAGATCGCCAACCCCAGTCCCATTAGCCGCAACCAGCTAATCAATGCGAGCTCTCGAGTGTGCCCACATCCTACTGTGGGTCCTCCATCCTCTTGCATTCTTGGTAATTCTGACAAAGGCGGTCCTGCCTCTGCTCTGCCACTGCCTGACATTGCTGCTATGAACAGGATACCCCTTTACCACAATGAGATGAAGCAGCAGCAGTCCCAGCAACAACGTCAGCAAGGCCCTTGGGGCCAACACCAGTTGGGACATCTTCAGCACCTTCCAGAGGGAGCAGCTCACCAGGGAAAGAATCTCCCTCGAGAAGGCCTAATGGGACCTGGGTTCCTCACAAAGAACATGGGCTACCCGCAGGAGGTGTGCATGGCGCAGCCTTTCAACTTGAAGCCCCCTACCGATAAACCAACCCCATCTCCTCCAGTTAACGGGATGCCTGTGAGTTACAGCAACGGCCACTACATGCAGCCTCCCTGGAGCAACATCCTTCCCACACCAAACAGTGACAGCTCAGGGTCTCAAGACCTGGTGGGGTCATTTCACGGTGGCCTTTCAGGGGCCTCCTTAGACTGCACCCCTGGAGCACAGTACAGGACTGGGGCTGCTATTTCAAGTCAGACGAACCTGATGCAGAACATGGAGTACATGGGTGGCGACTTCCAGGCACCCTGCTTCAGAGCGCAGAATCCTGGCACAATGGCAAAGATGCACCGAGCCCCAGTCAACAGGGCCACAGATTCAGGTGATAGTAGAAATGTGCACATCCACCACCCAGGGTACAGATGA